Proteins from a single region of Coregonus clupeaformis isolate EN_2021a chromosome 19, ASM2061545v1, whole genome shotgun sequence:
- the LOC121551590 gene encoding NACHT, LRR and PYD domains-containing protein 3-like isoform X2 has translation MMSARKDNYKRVKAEVRATLKSLKSKKFRRFKRHLCKKIDKSVKKMGVKDLVAVLMKKYGEEASNIVSSILKDSKLRQRKEKKRQSQQGFENEEIPIKEEMDDQQVTPLSKANHTGGPLAEHRGYTATNGSNVCAPTFSGVSVGNNLKIENNFHVYPGKIDQQIPQLSPVPLYDHSKEKENILHIKDKIKKRQKVNSECILEGIETQSTSVLNKVYTELYIVTCDSTSINKEHEVWQAETAHLKDFSEASVIKCQDIFKPAEDETIRCVVTKGIAGIGKTVAARKLNLDWADGKANQEIDFVFLLSFRKLNLIKDQHSLHGLLQHFYPERKDINVKEMYDEHNVLFILDGLDESQLQLKFDEIENRLVSDVSESASLDVLLTNLITGYLLPRALLWITSRPVAANQIPRDYCHRVTEIRGFNDAQKDEYFRKHIRDPEMASRIISDIKATRSLYIMCHVPVFCWMAVTVLQDILSKDNKSRPKPRSLLTTLSEMYIHYTRIQTRISFEKHGPKQDKQRPLMSNKDIILKLGKLAYQNLVSQNVLFTEEHLTDCDISVVDAATCPGLCTELVQLEHGLYPRKLYCFVHLSVQEFFAALYAFHEFENGRIDSVKALIKKRKGRTLLDFLKGVLDIALDSQNGHLDLFTRFLFGISHNSSRDLLQDILGKTTSSSECNKKLIGYIKMLKRKDLSPERCINLIHCVLQLKDHTILQNDNNQVSPSDTQPTPFQCSLLAYMFIMSEKPEEFDFRNNKASEEAFRRLAPALLSCTRALLNFCGITVLECATVSSVLQSENSRLSVLDLGHNNLCDEGVIRLCCGLRNPNCKVETLNLRHNHVGVGGVKAICEVLTCPTSKLQNLDLSCNDLGDPGAELLAVALHKHCKLQALRLSGCLITLPEIVSSVLAVALRSEAFQMKELDLSYNPLRYVKLDFPLQLNMDHTGESRNKPGLKKYASELTLDPSTANRFLSLSEGNRKVTRQRKARDYPSTQERFDECNQVLSKEDLGGRHYLEIECLHDVHIGMAYKRLKRNGAGDNVTLGRNALSWALYASKDKFYAQHEKIIHNLRLPEIKSDESYRIGVFLDRPAGLLSFNKISSESDKLTHLYTFHTTFTEPLYLGLRLQSPTSTISLK, from the exons GTGACACCTCTGTCTAAGGCCAACCACACTGGAGGACCACTCGCTGAACACAGAGGATACACAGCAACTAATGGAAGCAACGTTTGTGCACCAACGTTTTCTGGTGTTTCAGTTGGAAATAACCTGAAGATAGAAAATAATT TCCATGTGTACCCTGGAAAGATTGACCAGCAG ATTCCACAGTTAAGCCCAGTGCCACTGTATGACCACAGCAAGGAGAAGGAAA ACATCCTTCACATCAAAGACAAGATCAAAAAACGCCAGAAGGTGAATTCTGAATGCATACTAGAGGGTATTGAAACCCAAAGCACATCAGTCCTTAACAAGGTCTACACAGAGTTGTACATTGTCACCTGTGATTCTACCAGCATCAATAAGGAACACGAGGTGTGGCAGGCTGAGACGGCACACCTCAAAGACTTCTCTGAGGCCTCCGTCATAAAATGCCAAGATATCTTCAAGCCTGCTGAAGACGAAACTATCAGGTGTGTGGTGACAAAGGGAATCGCTGGCATTGGGAAAACTGTGGCAGCTCGGAAGCTCAACTTGGACTGGGCAGATGGAAAAGCGAATCAAGAAATCGATTTTGTATTCCTCCTATCTTTCCGGAAGCTGAATTTGATAAAAGACCAGCACAGTCTGCATGGACTTCTTCAGCACTTCTACCCTGAACGTAAAGACATAAACGTTAAGGAGATGTATGATGAACATAATGTTTTGTTCATCCTTGACGGCCTGGATGAGAGCCAACTACAACTAAAGTTTGATGAAATTGAAAACAGGCTGGTATCTGATGTGTCTGAGTCTGCTTCACTGGACGTTTTGCTTACAAACCTCATCACTGGCTATCTTCTCCCTAgggctctcctctggataacctcCCGTCCAGTAGCTGCCAATCAGATCCCTAGAGACTATTGTCATCGAGTTACAGAGATCAGAGGGTTCAATGATGCTCAAAAGGACGAGTACTTCAGGAAACACATCAGAGATCCAGAGATGGCCAGCCGCATCATCTCAGACATAAAAGCAACCCGGAGCCTGTACATCATGTGTCATGTACCGGTGTTCTGCTGGATGGCAGTAACTGTGCTTCAGGATATActgagtaaagacaacaagagcAGGCCAAAGCCTCGATCTTTGCTTACAACCCTCTCTGAAATGTACATCCATTACACAAGGATACAAACAAGGATCAGTTTCGAGAAGCATGGACCAAAACAGGACAAACAACGTCCTTTGATGTCAAACAAAGACATCATTTTGAAATTGGGAAAGCTAGCATATCAGAACCTGGTAAGTCAGAATGTGCTCTTTACAGAAGAGCACTTGACAGACTGTGATATTAGTGTCGTGGACGCTGCTACATGCCCTGGCCTGTGTACAGAACTTGTACAATTAGAGCATGGACTGTATCCAAGGAAGCTGTATTGTTTTGTACACTTAAGTGTTCAGGAGTTCTTTGCTGCTCTGTACGCATTTCATGAATTTGAAAATGGCAGGATTGACTCAGTGAAAGCCTTAATCAAAAAGAGGAAAGGGAGAACTTTGTTAGATTTCCTCAAAGGTGTGCTCGACATTGCATTAGATAGTCAAAATGGACACCTGGACCTTTTCACACGCTTCCTTTTCGGGATCTCTCACAACTCCAGCCGGGACCTCCTTCAAGACATTCTGGGAAAAACAACCAGCAGTTCAGAATGCAACAAAAAGTTAATCGGATATATCAAGATGTTGAAAAGGAAGGACCTCTCTCCAGAGAGATGCATCAACTTGATCCACTGTGTGCTTCAGCTGAAGGACCACACCatacttcagaatgacaacaaccAAGTCTCGCCTTCAGACACACAGCCAACTCCATTTCAGTGTTCTCTCCTGGCATATATGTTCATTATGTCAGAGAAGCCTGAAGAGTTCGACTTCAGGAATAACAAAGCTTCGGAGGAAGCTTTTCGCAGACTGGCTCCTGCTTTGCTGTCTTGCACTAGAGCGTT GCTCAACTTCTGTGGCATCACAGTACTGGAGTGTGCAACTGTATCCTCAGTTCTCCAGTCTGAGAATTCTCGTCTGTCAGTCCTGGACCTGGGCCACAACAACCTGTGCGATGAAGGGGTGATCCGCCTCTGCTGTGGGCTGCGGAACCCCAACTGCAAGGTGGAAACCCTGAATCTACgccacaatcatgtgggagttggAGGTGTCAAGGCAATCTGCGAAGTGCTGACTTGTCCCACCTCAAAACTTCAGAACTTGGACCTCAGCTGCAATGACCTTGGGGACCCGGGGGCAGAGTTGCTTGCTGTTGCCCTCCACAAGCATTGCAAGCTGCAAGCACTGAG GCTATCTGGCTGTTTGATCACACTGCCTGAGATTGTGTCCTCTGTCCTGGCCGTAGCTTTGAGGTCAGAAGCCTTCCAGATGAAagagctggatctgagctacAATCCCCTCAGATACGTTAAATTGGATTTCCCGCTACAGCTGAA CATGGACCATACAGGAGAGAGCAGGAATAAACCAGGTCTGAAGAAAT ATGCCAGTGAGCTCACACTAGACCCCAGCACAGCAAATCGTTTCCTGTCCCTGTCCGAGGGGAACAGGAAAGTGACGCGCCAGAGGAAGGCGCGAGACTATCCCAGCACCCAAGAGCGGTTCGATGAATGCAACCAGGTGCTGAGCAAGGAGGACCTCGGCGGGCGGCATTACCTGGAGATTGAGTGTCTGCATGACGTACATATAGGCATGGCCTACAAGCGATTAAAGAGGAACGGGGCCGGAGACAATGTAACGCTAGGACGGAATGCTCTTTCTTGGGCTTTGTACGCCTCAAAGGATAAGTTCTATGCCCAGCACGAAAAAATTATTCACAACTTACGGCTCCCTGAAATCAAATCAGATGAGTCCTATAGAATTGGGGTGTTTCTGGACAGGCCGGCCGGCCTCCTGTCCTTCAACAAAATCTCCTCAGAGTCTGACAAACTGACCCACCTGTACACCTTCCACACCACATTCACTGAACCCCTTTATCTTGGGCTTAGACTTCAATCTCCAACCTCAACCATTTCTCTCAAATAG
- the LOC121551590 gene encoding NACHT, LRR and PYD domains-containing protein 3-like isoform X4 codes for MGVKDLVAVLMKKYGEEASNIVSSILKDSKLRQRKEKKRQSQQGFENEEIPIKEDQQVTPLSKANHTGGPLAEHRGYTATNGSNVCAPTFSGVSVGNNLKIENNFHVYPGKIDQQIPQLSPVPLYDHSKEKENILHIKDKIKKRQKVNSECILEGIETQSTSVLNKVYTELYIVTCDSTSINKEHEVWQAETAHLKDFSEASVIKCQDIFKPAEDETIRCVVTKGIAGIGKTVAARKLNLDWADGKANQEIDFVFLLSFRKLNLIKDQHSLHGLLQHFYPERKDINVKEMYDEHNVLFILDGLDESQLQLKFDEIENRLVSDVSESASLDVLLTNLITGYLLPRALLWITSRPVAANQIPRDYCHRVTEIRGFNDAQKDEYFRKHIRDPEMASRIISDIKATRSLYIMCHVPVFCWMAVTVLQDILSKDNKSRPKPRSLLTTLSEMYIHYTRIQTRISFEKHGPKQDKQRPLMSNKDIILKLGKLAYQNLVSQNVLFTEEHLTDCDISVVDAATCPGLCTELVQLEHGLYPRKLYCFVHLSVQEFFAALYAFHEFENGRIDSVKALIKKRKGRTLLDFLKGVLDIALDSQNGHLDLFTRFLFGISHNSSRDLLQDILGKTTSSSECNKKLIGYIKMLKRKDLSPERCINLIHCVLQLKDHTILQNDNNQVSPSDTQPTPFQCSLLAYMFIMSEKPEEFDFRNNKASEEAFRRLAPALLSCTRALLNFCGITVLECATVSSVLQSENSRLSVLDLGHNNLCDEGVIRLCCGLRNPNCKVETLNLRHNHVGVGGVKAICEVLTCPTSKLQNLDLSCNDLGDPGAELLAVALHKHCKLQALRLSGCLITLPEIVSSVLAVALRSEAFQMKELDLSYNPLRYVKLDFPLQLNMDHTGESRNKPGLKKYASELTLDPSTANRFLSLSEGNRKVTRQRKARDYPSTQERFDECNQVLSKEDLGGRHYLEIECLHDVHIGMAYKRLKRNGAGDNVTLGRNALSWALYASKDKFYAQHEKIIHNLRLPEIKSDESYRIGVFLDRPAGLLSFNKISSESDKLTHLYTFHTTFTEPLYLGLRLQSPTSTISLK; via the exons GTGACACCTCTGTCTAAGGCCAACCACACTGGAGGACCACTCGCTGAACACAGAGGATACACAGCAACTAATGGAAGCAACGTTTGTGCACCAACGTTTTCTGGTGTTTCAGTTGGAAATAACCTGAAGATAGAAAATAATT TCCATGTGTACCCTGGAAAGATTGACCAGCAG ATTCCACAGTTAAGCCCAGTGCCACTGTATGACCACAGCAAGGAGAAGGAAA ACATCCTTCACATCAAAGACAAGATCAAAAAACGCCAGAAGGTGAATTCTGAATGCATACTAGAGGGTATTGAAACCCAAAGCACATCAGTCCTTAACAAGGTCTACACAGAGTTGTACATTGTCACCTGTGATTCTACCAGCATCAATAAGGAACACGAGGTGTGGCAGGCTGAGACGGCACACCTCAAAGACTTCTCTGAGGCCTCCGTCATAAAATGCCAAGATATCTTCAAGCCTGCTGAAGACGAAACTATCAGGTGTGTGGTGACAAAGGGAATCGCTGGCATTGGGAAAACTGTGGCAGCTCGGAAGCTCAACTTGGACTGGGCAGATGGAAAAGCGAATCAAGAAATCGATTTTGTATTCCTCCTATCTTTCCGGAAGCTGAATTTGATAAAAGACCAGCACAGTCTGCATGGACTTCTTCAGCACTTCTACCCTGAACGTAAAGACATAAACGTTAAGGAGATGTATGATGAACATAATGTTTTGTTCATCCTTGACGGCCTGGATGAGAGCCAACTACAACTAAAGTTTGATGAAATTGAAAACAGGCTGGTATCTGATGTGTCTGAGTCTGCTTCACTGGACGTTTTGCTTACAAACCTCATCACTGGCTATCTTCTCCCTAgggctctcctctggataacctcCCGTCCAGTAGCTGCCAATCAGATCCCTAGAGACTATTGTCATCGAGTTACAGAGATCAGAGGGTTCAATGATGCTCAAAAGGACGAGTACTTCAGGAAACACATCAGAGATCCAGAGATGGCCAGCCGCATCATCTCAGACATAAAAGCAACCCGGAGCCTGTACATCATGTGTCATGTACCGGTGTTCTGCTGGATGGCAGTAACTGTGCTTCAGGATATActgagtaaagacaacaagagcAGGCCAAAGCCTCGATCTTTGCTTACAACCCTCTCTGAAATGTACATCCATTACACAAGGATACAAACAAGGATCAGTTTCGAGAAGCATGGACCAAAACAGGACAAACAACGTCCTTTGATGTCAAACAAAGACATCATTTTGAAATTGGGAAAGCTAGCATATCAGAACCTGGTAAGTCAGAATGTGCTCTTTACAGAAGAGCACTTGACAGACTGTGATATTAGTGTCGTGGACGCTGCTACATGCCCTGGCCTGTGTACAGAACTTGTACAATTAGAGCATGGACTGTATCCAAGGAAGCTGTATTGTTTTGTACACTTAAGTGTTCAGGAGTTCTTTGCTGCTCTGTACGCATTTCATGAATTTGAAAATGGCAGGATTGACTCAGTGAAAGCCTTAATCAAAAAGAGGAAAGGGAGAACTTTGTTAGATTTCCTCAAAGGTGTGCTCGACATTGCATTAGATAGTCAAAATGGACACCTGGACCTTTTCACACGCTTCCTTTTCGGGATCTCTCACAACTCCAGCCGGGACCTCCTTCAAGACATTCTGGGAAAAACAACCAGCAGTTCAGAATGCAACAAAAAGTTAATCGGATATATCAAGATGTTGAAAAGGAAGGACCTCTCTCCAGAGAGATGCATCAACTTGATCCACTGTGTGCTTCAGCTGAAGGACCACACCatacttcagaatgacaacaaccAAGTCTCGCCTTCAGACACACAGCCAACTCCATTTCAGTGTTCTCTCCTGGCATATATGTTCATTATGTCAGAGAAGCCTGAAGAGTTCGACTTCAGGAATAACAAAGCTTCGGAGGAAGCTTTTCGCAGACTGGCTCCTGCTTTGCTGTCTTGCACTAGAGCGTT GCTCAACTTCTGTGGCATCACAGTACTGGAGTGTGCAACTGTATCCTCAGTTCTCCAGTCTGAGAATTCTCGTCTGTCAGTCCTGGACCTGGGCCACAACAACCTGTGCGATGAAGGGGTGATCCGCCTCTGCTGTGGGCTGCGGAACCCCAACTGCAAGGTGGAAACCCTGAATCTACgccacaatcatgtgggagttggAGGTGTCAAGGCAATCTGCGAAGTGCTGACTTGTCCCACCTCAAAACTTCAGAACTTGGACCTCAGCTGCAATGACCTTGGGGACCCGGGGGCAGAGTTGCTTGCTGTTGCCCTCCACAAGCATTGCAAGCTGCAAGCACTGAG GCTATCTGGCTGTTTGATCACACTGCCTGAGATTGTGTCCTCTGTCCTGGCCGTAGCTTTGAGGTCAGAAGCCTTCCAGATGAAagagctggatctgagctacAATCCCCTCAGATACGTTAAATTGGATTTCCCGCTACAGCTGAA CATGGACCATACAGGAGAGAGCAGGAATAAACCAGGTCTGAAGAAAT ATGCCAGTGAGCTCACACTAGACCCCAGCACAGCAAATCGTTTCCTGTCCCTGTCCGAGGGGAACAGGAAAGTGACGCGCCAGAGGAAGGCGCGAGACTATCCCAGCACCCAAGAGCGGTTCGATGAATGCAACCAGGTGCTGAGCAAGGAGGACCTCGGCGGGCGGCATTACCTGGAGATTGAGTGTCTGCATGACGTACATATAGGCATGGCCTACAAGCGATTAAAGAGGAACGGGGCCGGAGACAATGTAACGCTAGGACGGAATGCTCTTTCTTGGGCTTTGTACGCCTCAAAGGATAAGTTCTATGCCCAGCACGAAAAAATTATTCACAACTTACGGCTCCCTGAAATCAAATCAGATGAGTCCTATAGAATTGGGGTGTTTCTGGACAGGCCGGCCGGCCTCCTGTCCTTCAACAAAATCTCCTCAGAGTCTGACAAACTGACCCACCTGTACACCTTCCACACCACATTCACTGAACCCCTTTATCTTGGGCTTAGACTTCAATCTCCAACCTCAACCATTTCTCTCAAATAG
- the LOC121551590 gene encoding NACHT, LRR and PYD domains-containing protein 3-like isoform X3 — protein sequence MSARKDNYKRVKAEVRATLKSLKSKKFRRFKRHLCKKIDKSVKKMGVKDLVAVLMKKYGEEASNIVSSILKDSKLRQRKEKKRQSQQGFENEEIPIKEEMDDQQVTPLSKANHTGGPLAEHRGYTATNGSNVCAPTFSGVSVGNNLKIENNFHVYPGKIDQQIPQLSPVPLYDHSKEKENILHIKDKIKKRQKVNSECILEGIETQSTSVLNKVYTELYIVTCDSTSINKEHEVWQAETAHLKDFSEASVIKCQDIFKPAEDETIRCVVTKGIAGIGKTVAARKLNLDWADGKANQEIDFVFLLSFRKLNLIKDQHSLHGLLQHFYPERKDINVKEMYDEHNVLFILDGLDESQLQLKFDEIENRLVSDVSESASLDVLLTNLITGYLLPRALLWITSRPVAANQIPRDYCHRVTEIRGFNDAQKDEYFRKHIRDPEMASRIISDIKATRSLYIMCHVPVFCWMAVTVLQDILSKDNKSRPKPRSLLTTLSEMYIHYTRIQTRISFEKHGPKQDKQRPLMSNKDIILKLGKLAYQNLVSQNVLFTEEHLTDCDISVVDAATCPGLCTELVQLEHGLYPRKLYCFVHLSVQEFFAALYAFHEFENGRIDSVKALIKKRKGRTLLDFLKGVLDIALDSQNGHLDLFTRFLFGISHNSSRDLLQDILGKTTSSSECNKKLIGYIKMLKRKDLSPERCINLIHCVLQLKDHTILQNDNNQVSPSDTQPTPFQCSLLAYMFIMSEKPEEFDFRNNKASEEAFRRLAPALLSCTRALLNFCGITVLECATVSSVLQSENSRLSVLDLGHNNLCDEGVIRLCCGLRNPNCKVETLNLRHNHVGVGGVKAICEVLTCPTSKLQNLDLSCNDLGDPGAELLAVALHKHCKLQALRLSGCLITLPEIVSSVLAVALRSEAFQMKELDLSYNPLRYVKLDFPLQLNMDHTGESRNKPGLKKYASELTLDPSTANRFLSLSEGNRKVTRQRKARDYPSTQERFDECNQVLSKEDLGGRHYLEIECLHDVHIGMAYKRLKRNGAGDNVTLGRNALSWALYASKDKFYAQHEKIIHNLRLPEIKSDESYRIGVFLDRPAGLLSFNKISSESDKLTHLYTFHTTFTEPLYLGLRLQSPTSTISLK from the exons GTGACACCTCTGTCTAAGGCCAACCACACTGGAGGACCACTCGCTGAACACAGAGGATACACAGCAACTAATGGAAGCAACGTTTGTGCACCAACGTTTTCTGGTGTTTCAGTTGGAAATAACCTGAAGATAGAAAATAATT TCCATGTGTACCCTGGAAAGATTGACCAGCAG ATTCCACAGTTAAGCCCAGTGCCACTGTATGACCACAGCAAGGAGAAGGAAA ACATCCTTCACATCAAAGACAAGATCAAAAAACGCCAGAAGGTGAATTCTGAATGCATACTAGAGGGTATTGAAACCCAAAGCACATCAGTCCTTAACAAGGTCTACACAGAGTTGTACATTGTCACCTGTGATTCTACCAGCATCAATAAGGAACACGAGGTGTGGCAGGCTGAGACGGCACACCTCAAAGACTTCTCTGAGGCCTCCGTCATAAAATGCCAAGATATCTTCAAGCCTGCTGAAGACGAAACTATCAGGTGTGTGGTGACAAAGGGAATCGCTGGCATTGGGAAAACTGTGGCAGCTCGGAAGCTCAACTTGGACTGGGCAGATGGAAAAGCGAATCAAGAAATCGATTTTGTATTCCTCCTATCTTTCCGGAAGCTGAATTTGATAAAAGACCAGCACAGTCTGCATGGACTTCTTCAGCACTTCTACCCTGAACGTAAAGACATAAACGTTAAGGAGATGTATGATGAACATAATGTTTTGTTCATCCTTGACGGCCTGGATGAGAGCCAACTACAACTAAAGTTTGATGAAATTGAAAACAGGCTGGTATCTGATGTGTCTGAGTCTGCTTCACTGGACGTTTTGCTTACAAACCTCATCACTGGCTATCTTCTCCCTAgggctctcctctggataacctcCCGTCCAGTAGCTGCCAATCAGATCCCTAGAGACTATTGTCATCGAGTTACAGAGATCAGAGGGTTCAATGATGCTCAAAAGGACGAGTACTTCAGGAAACACATCAGAGATCCAGAGATGGCCAGCCGCATCATCTCAGACATAAAAGCAACCCGGAGCCTGTACATCATGTGTCATGTACCGGTGTTCTGCTGGATGGCAGTAACTGTGCTTCAGGATATActgagtaaagacaacaagagcAGGCCAAAGCCTCGATCTTTGCTTACAACCCTCTCTGAAATGTACATCCATTACACAAGGATACAAACAAGGATCAGTTTCGAGAAGCATGGACCAAAACAGGACAAACAACGTCCTTTGATGTCAAACAAAGACATCATTTTGAAATTGGGAAAGCTAGCATATCAGAACCTGGTAAGTCAGAATGTGCTCTTTACAGAAGAGCACTTGACAGACTGTGATATTAGTGTCGTGGACGCTGCTACATGCCCTGGCCTGTGTACAGAACTTGTACAATTAGAGCATGGACTGTATCCAAGGAAGCTGTATTGTTTTGTACACTTAAGTGTTCAGGAGTTCTTTGCTGCTCTGTACGCATTTCATGAATTTGAAAATGGCAGGATTGACTCAGTGAAAGCCTTAATCAAAAAGAGGAAAGGGAGAACTTTGTTAGATTTCCTCAAAGGTGTGCTCGACATTGCATTAGATAGTCAAAATGGACACCTGGACCTTTTCACACGCTTCCTTTTCGGGATCTCTCACAACTCCAGCCGGGACCTCCTTCAAGACATTCTGGGAAAAACAACCAGCAGTTCAGAATGCAACAAAAAGTTAATCGGATATATCAAGATGTTGAAAAGGAAGGACCTCTCTCCAGAGAGATGCATCAACTTGATCCACTGTGTGCTTCAGCTGAAGGACCACACCatacttcagaatgacaacaaccAAGTCTCGCCTTCAGACACACAGCCAACTCCATTTCAGTGTTCTCTCCTGGCATATATGTTCATTATGTCAGAGAAGCCTGAAGAGTTCGACTTCAGGAATAACAAAGCTTCGGAGGAAGCTTTTCGCAGACTGGCTCCTGCTTTGCTGTCTTGCACTAGAGCGTT GCTCAACTTCTGTGGCATCACAGTACTGGAGTGTGCAACTGTATCCTCAGTTCTCCAGTCTGAGAATTCTCGTCTGTCAGTCCTGGACCTGGGCCACAACAACCTGTGCGATGAAGGGGTGATCCGCCTCTGCTGTGGGCTGCGGAACCCCAACTGCAAGGTGGAAACCCTGAATCTACgccacaatcatgtgggagttggAGGTGTCAAGGCAATCTGCGAAGTGCTGACTTGTCCCACCTCAAAACTTCAGAACTTGGACCTCAGCTGCAATGACCTTGGGGACCCGGGGGCAGAGTTGCTTGCTGTTGCCCTCCACAAGCATTGCAAGCTGCAAGCACTGAG GCTATCTGGCTGTTTGATCACACTGCCTGAGATTGTGTCCTCTGTCCTGGCCGTAGCTTTGAGGTCAGAAGCCTTCCAGATGAAagagctggatctgagctacAATCCCCTCAGATACGTTAAATTGGATTTCCCGCTACAGCTGAA CATGGACCATACAGGAGAGAGCAGGAATAAACCAGGTCTGAAGAAAT ATGCCAGTGAGCTCACACTAGACCCCAGCACAGCAAATCGTTTCCTGTCCCTGTCCGAGGGGAACAGGAAAGTGACGCGCCAGAGGAAGGCGCGAGACTATCCCAGCACCCAAGAGCGGTTCGATGAATGCAACCAGGTGCTGAGCAAGGAGGACCTCGGCGGGCGGCATTACCTGGAGATTGAGTGTCTGCATGACGTACATATAGGCATGGCCTACAAGCGATTAAAGAGGAACGGGGCCGGAGACAATGTAACGCTAGGACGGAATGCTCTTTCTTGGGCTTTGTACGCCTCAAAGGATAAGTTCTATGCCCAGCACGAAAAAATTATTCACAACTTACGGCTCCCTGAAATCAAATCAGATGAGTCCTATAGAATTGGGGTGTTTCTGGACAGGCCGGCCGGCCTCCTGTCCTTCAACAAAATCTCCTCAGAGTCTGACAAACTGACCCACCTGTACACCTTCCACACCACATTCACTGAACCCCTTTATCTTGGGCTTAGACTTCAATCTCCAACCTCAACCATTTCTCTCAAATAG